The Helicobacter anatolicus genomic interval AACAGAATTAGCTTGGAGTATTAATGCTAGAAGCTTGCAAAACTTTTTAGAGCTTAGAAGTAGCAAAGCAGCTTTATGGGAAATTAGAAATCTTGCTCATGCAATTTATGAAGCCTTGCCACAAGATCACAGATTTATTTTTGAAGAAAAGATTGCAAAATAATGTATAAAGTTATTTTAGTCGATACATTTGGTTTTTTGTTTAGAAGTTTTTTTGCACTTCCACCTTTGAAAAATAAAGAAGGTTTTCCTACAGGTCTTTTAATGGGATTTGCAAATTTATTGATGAAAATGCAAAAAGATGGGGTTTTGCAACAAGCAATTTTTGCATTAGAAGGTGGGGATAATTTTAGAAAAAAAATTTATCCAGAATACAAAGCTACGCGTCAAGAAGTTCCACAGGATTTAAAATTACAACTTCCTATTGCAATGGAATGGATTGAAAAAATGGGATTAAAATCTGTAAGTGTTGCAGGATATGAGGCTGATGATGTGATTGCTTCACTAAGTACTTTAGCAGTAAAAAATGGTTATCAAGTTGAGATTTTTAGTCATGATAAAGATTTATATCAATTAATTAGTGAAAATATTGCATTGTATAATCCTCTTAAAAAAGTTACTATTAAAAAAGAAGAATGTTTTTTAAAATATGGGTTATATCCAGAGAATTTGATAGATTTTCAGAGTCTATTAGGGGATAAAATAGATAATGTCCCAGGTGTCCCTTCTATTGGAGAAAAAACAGCAAAAAAATTACTTGAGCATTTTGGTTCTTTAGATGCAATTTATGAAAATATTGATACTTTAGAATCTGTGGTTTCTAAAAAGGCTGCAACAAGTCTTAGAGAACATAAAGATTTGGCGTATTTAAGTAGAGAGCTTGTAACTCTTCGTAAAGATGTGTTTGAGGATTTTGATTTTTTACAACAAGAAGATGATAAAAATCCATTTTTTGCTATTGAAGAAGATTTGGAGCGTTATGAATTCCATCAAATTTTACAAAGAGTGAGAAAAAAAAATAGTAAAAATAATTTTCGTGCAAAAGGTATAGGTAGTGTTGGAAATTCTGTAATTTCTCAAGATGGATTTATGTGCAATGCGCATTTAATTACTAATGAAAAAGAATTATTTGCAATTTTAGATTCTATCCCTAAGAATTGCCTGATTGCCTATGACTGTGAGACAAATTCTTTAGATGCCTTGCATGCACAAATGGTAGGTTTTAGTTTTTGTTTTGATGGAGTGAATGGATATTATGTGCCTATCATGCATAATTATTTAGGTGTGGGCGAACAATTAAATCCTCAGAGTGCAAAAAAAGCGATAGAAAAAATTTTTTCATATCCTGTTGTTGGACATAATATCAAATTTGACCTTATGGTTGCACAATCAAATTTCTCTCTTTTTCCTACAAATCTTATTAAAGATACGATGATTTTGGCATGGCTTTTAGATAGCGCTAGTCTTGTGGGACTTGATGCCTTGATTGAGAGATTCTTTGCAAAAAAAATGATTGCATATAGCAGTATTGTGCCAAAAGGTAAAACATTTGCAGAGATAGATTTAAAATGTGCAAGTGAGTATGCAGCAGAAGATGCGGTAGCAACATATTGTCTTTATCAAAGATTGCTTCAAGAATTTCAAGCCAAAAATTTACAACATTTATTAACTCTTGCACAAGATTTAGAATTTCCATTTATAAAAGTTTTGCAAAGCATGGAAATGCAGGGCATAAAAATTGATGTAGAGTGGTTTGAGGAATTGCAAGGGATTTTGGCAGCTAAACTTGTGCAAAAAGAATCTGAAATTTTTATGCATGCAAAGCAACAATTTAATATTAATTCTCCCAAAAAATTGTCTGAAATTTTGTTTAATCATTTGCAACTTCGTGCAATAAGACAAGTTAAAGGTGGATATAGTACAGATGAGCAAACGTTAGAAGAAATCAAAGATTCTCATCCTATTGTGCCTTGTGTAATGGAATACAGAGAACTTTTTAAGCTGAAAAATACTTATGTTGAGCCTATGTTA includes:
- the polA gene encoding DNA polymerase I; amino-acid sequence: MYKVILVDTFGFLFRSFFALPPLKNKEGFPTGLLMGFANLLMKMQKDGVLQQAIFALEGGDNFRKKIYPEYKATRQEVPQDLKLQLPIAMEWIEKMGLKSVSVAGYEADDVIASLSTLAVKNGYQVEIFSHDKDLYQLISENIALYNPLKKVTIKKEECFLKYGLYPENLIDFQSLLGDKIDNVPGVPSIGEKTAKKLLEHFGSLDAIYENIDTLESVVSKKAATSLREHKDLAYLSRELVTLRKDVFEDFDFLQQEDDKNPFFAIEEDLERYEFHQILQRVRKKNSKNNFRAKGIGSVGNSVISQDGFMCNAHLITNEKELFAILDSIPKNCLIAYDCETNSLDALHAQMVGFSFCFDGVNGYYVPIMHNYLGVGEQLNPQSAKKAIEKIFSYPVVGHNIKFDLMVAQSNFSLFPTNLIKDTMILAWLLDSASLVGLDALIERFFAKKMIAYSSIVPKGKTFAEIDLKCASEYAAEDAVATYCLYQRLLQEFQAKNLQHLLTLAQDLEFPFIKVLQSMEMQGIKIDVEWFEELQGILAAKLVQKESEIFMHAKQQFNINSPKKLSEILFNHLQLRAIRQVKGGYSTDEQTLEEIKDSHPIVPCVMEYRELFKLKNTYVEPMLKLRTKENKIHTSFLQTGTTTGRLSSHSPNLQNIPVRTEMGKQIRRGFVADDNKKLLSVDYSQIELRFLAHFSQDKELIEAFQNNLDVHLKTAQMIFGDEAKEKRHIAKTINFGLIYGMGVRKLAKTLKIKNSEAKEYIERYFDSFPTVKNFLKQEEQKILENGYAQTLLGHRRYFDFVNATEFMKSNYLREGINAIFQGSVADLIKLSMIRIHEAFKNSAVKMLLQVHDELIFEVNETEAQSVAKQIEIIMNNIYTLNVPLKCSISIGDSWEALK